The proteins below come from a single Zea mays cultivar B73 chromosome 8, Zm-B73-REFERENCE-NAM-5.0, whole genome shotgun sequence genomic window:
- the LOC103637481 gene encoding nudix hydrolase 16, mitochondrial → MCDLVARTGRHLQRYENGRRLVAGCIPFRYMDINDGASDDEQKKLVEVLMISSQSGPGLLFPKGGWENDEAVEETAVREAIEEAGVRGDLVQLLGFYDFKSKQPEATCRAAIFALHVKEERASWPEQSTRQRSWLTVPEAAERSCYLWIRDGNGSRIGLGTEPLKFRQYEFE, encoded by the exons ATGTGTGATCTGGTGGCCCGCACGGGCCGGCACCTGCAGCGCTACGAGAACGGCCGTCGCCTTGTGGCTGGGTGCATACCATTCAGATACATGGATATTAATGATGGAGCTTCTGATGATGAACAAAAGAAACTTGTTGAAGTTCTCATGATCAGCTCACAAAGTGGACCGGGTCTTCTATTTCCAAAGGGAGGCTGGGAGAATGATGAAGCTGTTGAAGAGACAGCTGTAAGGGAAGCTATCGAAGAAGCTGGAGTGCGAGGAGATTTAGTGCAACTGCTGGGGTTCTACGATTTCAAGAGCAAGCAGCCCGAAGCAACGTGTAGAGCCGCAATCTTTGCTCTGCACGTGAAGGAAGAGCGAGCATCCTGGCCAGAACAGAGCACCCGACAGAGGAGCTGGCTCACAGTTCCCGAGGCGGCAGAGCGGAGCTGCTACCTGTggattagggatggcaacgg ATCACGCATTGGTCTTGGCACGGAGCCACTGAAGTTCAGACAATACGAGTTCGAATAG
- the LOC100275964 gene encoding uncharacterized protein LOC100275964 precursor codes for MASKSVELRMTLLGVALLGLLLLSQHAAPVDAAESDGPRKEKTSFSMNVVGGRTLSSFSMNSAYSEKKPSSKGASATDPAHG; via the coding sequence ATGGCGTCCAAGTCCGTCGAGCTGCGCATGACGCTGCTGGGCGTGGCCCTGCtagggctgctgctgctgagccaGCACGCGGCGCCCGTCGATGCTGCCGAGAGCGACGGCCCCAGAAAGGAAAAGACTAGCTTCAGCATGAACGTCGTCGGCGGCCGCACTCTCAGCAGCTTCAGCATGAACTCCGCATACAGCGAGAAGAAGCCCAGCAGCAAGGGCGCAAGCGCAACTGATCCCGCACACGGGTGA